The following coding sequences are from one Nicotiana tabacum cultivar K326 chromosome 1, ASM71507v2, whole genome shotgun sequence window:
- the LOC107762106 gene encoding NADH dehydrogenase [ubiquinone] 1 alpha subcomplex subunit 8-B-like: protein MSSAVDAVGNPIPTSAVLMSASKHIDIRCRSENVAYLKCKKDDPNPEKCLHKGQQVTRCVLSLLKDLHQRCNKEMDAYAGCMYYNTNEFEMCRKEQQEFEKACPY, encoded by the exons ATGAGTAGCGCAGTGGATGCAGTAGGGAATCCGATCCCAACATCGGCGGTGCTGATGTCGGCGTCGAAGCACATTGACATAAGATGCCGGAGCGAGAACGTAGCATATCTTAAGTGCAAAAAAGACGATCCTAACCCTGAGAAATGCCTTCACAAAGGCCAACAAGTCACTCGCTGTGTCCTTAGCCT GTTGAAGGATCTCCATCAAAGGTGTAACAAAGAGATGGATGCTTATGCTGGATGCATGTACTACAACACAAATGAGTTTGAGATGTGTCGTAAAGAGCAACAGGAATTTGAGAAGGCCTGTCCCTATTGA